A single region of the Pontibacter kalidii genome encodes:
- a CDS encoding T9SS type A sorting domain-containing protein produces the protein MRIFTRLILVTSLISAHLVSFAGVTPTYNGGNKLWKLMPEKSSQLSVSANNARPAFVPKEDHTCSKIYASAVSQVFHVVEKKQSKSMYANITLAAFAPGNDVKASLPSINAYPNPSRGFTRLALNLPGNDNYKIRISNTIGKVLAVQEVAPAERAKVDLDLTSLPSGVYFYSLLVNGKTVETKRLVLQK, from the coding sequence ATGAGAATTTTTACAAGATTGATATTAGTGACCTCGCTTATAAGTGCCCACCTGGTGAGCTTCGCCGGCGTGACCCCAACCTATAACGGAGGAAATAAGCTCTGGAAGCTGATGCCGGAAAAATCCTCGCAGCTTTCTGTGTCGGCGAACAATGCCAGGCCAGCCTTCGTGCCTAAGGAAGATCATACCTGCTCCAAGATCTATGCATCGGCGGTAAGCCAGGTGTTCCACGTGGTGGAGAAGAAGCAGAGCAAGAGCATGTACGCCAACATTACGCTGGCCGCCTTTGCCCCGGGTAATGACGTAAAGGCCTCGCTGCCTTCTATCAACGCCTATCCGAACCCGTCGCGTGGTTTTACAAGGTTGGCCCTGAACCTGCCGGGTAACGACAACTATAAGATCAGGATCTCCAACACCATCGGAAAGGTGCTGGCGGTGCAGGAGGTTGCCCCGGCCGAGAGAGCCAAGGTGGACCTGGACCTGACGAGCCTGCCATCGGGCGTATACTTCTACAGTTTGCTGGTAAACGGCAAAACAGTGGAGACCAAGCGTCTTGTGCTTCAGAAATAA